Genomic DNA from Peribacillus sp. ACCC06369:
CATTGGTAGCGACCCGGAAAAACTCTGCCATGATCAATCATATGGACATAATAGCCTCCATCATTGAGAATTTCCAAAATGACATTCATCGTACCTCGGTCAGAATTATTCACCCATTGGTCGAATACCGTTATACCGGCAAGCATATCTCGGTTTTTAACATCCGTCTTAGTGGGAGGATTTACTCTAACATTCTCGAAAACTGTACTGTTTTCAATAAAAAGACAGCCATACTGGTATCCAGAACTATAGTTGAGTTTAGAAGATTGTAATTCAGGAGTCTTCTTGATAAATTCTTCCGGTATAAATACAAGGTCAAATGGGATAACGGGAAGTGAAAGGAGCTCTGCCAATTTGCCGATCAGGTACTCATTGACTACTTCTTTTTCTCTTCCTTTCTTAGTATCGAACCACTTCACTACATATTCTTTGCCATCACTGAAAAGAATGACATGTGCGGTTCCGCCCCTTAAGGTTTGTACATATTTAACTGGGTATTTTGTCATATCACTTTGTCTCCTTTAGAAATATTTGTCTAGTCTATTTCTTT
This window encodes:
- a CDS encoding HipA family kinase, producing MTKYPVKYVQTLRGGTAHVILFSDGKEYVVKWFDTKKGREKEVVNEYLIGKLAELLSLPVIPFDLVFIPEEFIKKTPELQSSKLNYSSGYQYGCLFIENSTVFENVRVNPPTKTDVKNRDMLAGITVFDQWVNNSDRGTMNVILEILNDGGYYVHMIDHGRVFPGRYQWSAQTLSETPVYNYHWPFYKWTFSLLDDHKELTSFIEKIVNLPNESIYEVIQSIPKEWNVGTKDRDALYQFLLEQKNKLPDIVDCIIHHHSNPK